A window of Solanum stenotomum isolate F172 chromosome 9, ASM1918654v1, whole genome shotgun sequence genomic DNA:
tttctttgtgGGATTTactaaatcatttaaattagaATATTAAAAACAATAACATTCATTTCTCTTCACGCATATGCTACTTATTTGACGTActtcactatcatatatactattattatacATACTTTCAAAATAGTATTATGCATTCtatcactaattaagagtttcataTGTATCTTACacttaaatacatatatttttgttgccAGATACACAAAAATAGGTTGAGAGGCGAGCAATATTGGGGAGGGAGACGAGCGAGATTCGTATGCATGAGCGAGTGGTAAGCGAGATGGAGAGAGACGagggaggcgagcgagatttgttatgtatcccagatacatgcgaatccacttggatacaatgtatctagaacaaattatacCTAAATTTGGTCACATGTATATGGAGGAATCAAAATCTGATGAAAAtacgtaatattgcaaactatagtgtatctaagtaattagctaCTTAAACTGATGAATTTATGTGTATATGGAGGAATCAAAATCTGATAAAATACGTAATAATACAAACTAtagtgtatttaagtaattaactaCTAAACTAGTGGATTTATCTAAGTTACATTCCCCTAAAATATACCAATTCAAATCTCTTACAAGTTACAAAAAGGCCTCAATTTCTTATTGATAAGCtatcaattcaagattttagGGTATAGACAAATCCTAATCCTAAATCTATTTGTTTACATCAACAGACAAAGTAATAATACTAATAGGCACATGTATTTAGTCCCATTATTAAAATTTACTCTACATTGATTGGTAATGAAATTTTATTGGCAAATCAGAAAGATGGGCTACATATTATCTTTAGGTTCTAATGTGACTAATTTGATTGCAATTGGGAATTGAAAATGCTCCTTGAGTATAATATTTGACATGTCcttacaatataattttattcacACAAATTTATTATCacaaacttgaaattttttgagtATGTATTCTTCTTTTAAAAGTGGTCCATACATGATATGATGTTTACCCCTAAATTAATGACTTTATAAGATAACAATTGAATTTGTTTTAGTGGTTCAAGGGCAAATAGGTTGTTAggatcaaataatattttttttatgctaAATATTGtttgttaaataaatataaataatctaatagaATATATCATGATTGAATTTTGATCCATACAGAAATATcgtcaaataaaaataaaatatttaagttcaTAAACTATAGTCACAACAATTTTATGGTTCTATACatcaaacttctttcttttgttttgtgtgGTGCAAATTGAATTTGGCCATAATATAAATCGAATCGTAGACTTTTGACCATCGGCctactattttgaaaataatgaaaatgcaCTTATAAATTAAGAATATATTATTACATTATATTGTTCGAGTAATTTAAAATGTCATTGTACTGGTATATTATTACTTctctttgtatatatatatttttttaacttgcaaatataatttaaattatattattaattattgacatgacCAAATAATCGAACAAAACAAAGGCAAAtcgaaaagagaaaaaacaaatcaaatcaaatttatttagtTTGGATTGGACTACACTTTTTCaaaccaaattaaaaattaaaaaactgaAATCGAATaatacaaaatcaaactaaaaaacCAGATGCACACATAGTTTCAATCCTACACCATTCAAGAAAATTATAGCCGCCAAAGAATAGAACAAAAAATTCCACAGTTGGACCACAAATTTGCCACTTCATCTTTAAAAGTAATTCTAAAAATGGAAGTGGTAgtcatctttaatttttttaaatttcaattttagaaaaatgtAGCGATAGTCTGATAGTTAGCtacatgaaaatataaaaacattcctaacaaaaaataaaccaagttcattattattcagagaaaataaatttaggGCAAATATCTAATAATGACTTGAATAAGATAGATATAATTGAAATATTGCAAAATTTTGTTAGTCCAATTAGACTTATTATCAATAGAACAATGCAAGTAACCCTTGTCAATCTAACCAGACTTgtgaaaaaattaacaaaataggtagaataataattaaaaatatcagtCTAAAAAGACTTATGAACAATTAAACAACACATGTAAAATTTATgaacaatttaaaaatagataaaatgaATATTGTATAAAAGTCATGCATAACTTGTGAAAAGTTAAACAACAATGTTAAATGATCCTATTTGCACTAATTAGCTATAATGCATATAGAGTTGTCCACTAAATTTACCATCTAGCCACCAAACATAGACAAAAAATAGTTAATCAGACAAGTGCTAATGTCAATTTCTAGTATTCATGGGCACCTCTTGAATTGACAAACACTCTTACAACTCACCGTTAAATTAAAGCCCATGGGCTCCTCCACTTAAAAAACAAGCAAAATTCTCGTGGGTTCCACTATTGGGCCACAACAAGCCGCCTACAATTATAGTAGGGGTggacataaatatcaaaaaattgaaaaatcatattGAATCGAATTAGTTTGATTTCAAAATTGGAGAATTGAATTGAAGTTTGATAAATCGAAGTATCAAACATCCACCTACCTACAATAACTTATTCAGACAATCTGACGTGTAAATTTCGAGAGAATAAAGTGTACACAGACGATATTTTTATCTCTTAAGGTATGAGGTACGAGGTAGAAAGACTATTTTCAAAAGACATTTAGCTGTAATGTAGTAAATCAAAATAGTGATGGAAAGAAAAGTACGacgatgaaaaaaaaatgtcaaatgaCAAGGAAAGCAGTATAATACAGAGCTGTAACAACGGCAGAATAATGCGGCAGCTAAAACATATTAATAGACATCAATAAGGATAGCAGATATCAAAACAATACTACAACAGACTCGATGCTACCAAACCTAATCCTTCGAGAAAAAACAAACTATAAAATTCAATTATCTACTAACCTTTATACCGTAATCCGGCAACCTTCATGCTCACCTATCTAAGCCAACCACTAATATTGAGGGTCCTTTAAGTTTGCATTTTTAGTAGAATGTTCTTTCACTCTCAATTTTGCcagcagtttttttttttttgacacgTCATCATTGATGTCACGTGACTGGACAAATTTGGACCGTTAAAGTACATTTCACCGAGTGTGACGTGTTACATTTGTGGGCCCCAAATTCAATGATGTATGGGCCCCACGCCGACAACTTAGCTAGGTGAATTGCTGCAATACTACTCACTTTTAGGTAGATGTTTTAAAACATGACAAAATTTCTAatagtatttaaaatttaaccaCATTGAGAGGAAGATTCAGACTATATTCGATTGAGAATTTGTAAACGATAATTTATATACGGCGCCTTTGTCCGAACCTTAATGAAGGTAGAGAAAGATATTTTTGATAGATTCTTGATTGACAAATTTGACTCAGTTATATTTATGCTTTTTAATTTTAGGTGTatataagtagacacttaaatttgtgtaaaaattgATCAAGTAGACATATATATTCTACATGATATAATATGTGTCtttcataaaataatacaatcaaTTCATACGTATCTCATCTGAATATTCATGTAAAATGAATAGGTctatttatttaactttatatCATTCATATTTATCTTGAACAAATAGCTTAACATTTTGAACTAAAATTGCAAGTGTTGATGAAATAATGTGACTAACAAGGTTGATGTGAGTTGgataaaatctttttaaaagtctcgagttcaaattttagatataatttttttttttttttttggtaaattaaAGAGACATTTCCTCCTTACTAGGCCTTACACAAAATGAATTCAGATTAGTTGATGTTCTGATGGGGATATGAGATATTGCATAAGAAATCAAAAGAGATGAAATAAATTGAGATGGTAGAGATAAAATTTCTTCGCCCTTAATTTGAGGTTTCAGATTCGAACtttgaatatgaaagaaaaaaaatcaagaaaacacttTCTCCTTAATGTCCCTTACACGAAGTGTATTCAGATTAGTCAGTGCTCCAATAGAAATACCAGACATcaaatgagaatttttttttaaaaaaaaacaagacaaTAATGTGAGGCGCTAAAATATTGATTGCCCCATGTATTGTTTCCCCTATAAAATGTCAAACTATAACTCTTGCTAcctcaaattaaattaatgatGCTTCTTCGTAGCTCTTTAAGTCCATTACTCAAGCAACAATATTATTCATGTCTCCCACAAGAACCAAAAAAATACTTGTCAACATTATCATCACTCTCACAATTAGAATGTAATTCAGTACAAAAGAAGATGTCTAGAGTTTTATATGAAACTGATCTCAATAgggcatcatcatcatcatctaaTTCAAGAAACTCATGTTGCATGGCCTTGCACAATCTGCTACTTCCTACCACATTTGATGAAGAGGATAAAGAAGATGAGGTATATAATGTTCATGAATTGTTAGAAATTCTCATTTCTCACTGTCGGGAGAgagtacatttttatttatttaattatgtgttCAACATACCTCTCCTCACATAtcattttgactttttttcatGATTATGTCCTTAATACGCCTCCTCATGTGCATAATATATTCTTATAATTCCATGGGCTTGATTATGTCTTGGAGGGCTCTTCACGTGCggttttaattcttttttcattGGCTTAATTATGTTTTCAACACGTCCTGGCCAAATATGGAGTGATTCTTTTTTAGAGTTTTAAGTTATAACAATGTTAATGTGAGAAGAGATAACACTATCAAGTCAACCAAAGAATATATATGAGCTTACATGTATACTGCCACATGTAAGATGACCTgatagtattaaaaaaaattacattaatcaTAGTCGatttatatgttaaaaaatcacaaaagtcccacattgatGATTAAtcagatgggtggactccttataagatTTGGATAATCCTCCTACATTCCTActtttgagctagcttttgtgGTATGAGTTAGACTTAAGATCTAATTTTACATGATATCATAGTAGGACTCATCTCACGTgtggtggggtgttaaagaatgacaaaagtctcgCATTGATAGTTAATGAGATGAGTAAGCTCCTCTCGAGGAATATATCAATGTATTTCTCCCAGCTTACTACGATTTCCGAGCGGGAAGAAAGTTATTGCCAGCTCTTTGAATGAATACGCAAGGCTTGGAGAATCTTTCTTTCTCTGAGCTAACTTTTTGGCGGTGTGAGTTAGATTCAAAAACTAATTTTACAATATATAAATTAGACTCTTCCTTTTAATAGCctaacatatataatattttttgataatgaATGACAGTGAGATTTAAATCTAAGATGAACTTTGTTTGCCTTCTTTGATACTATATTGAAATTAATGTGTCCATCTGATCATCCAAGAACTTAAACTATTAATGTTAATATAATAACATTATTttgtttacttaattatatttttagcagATAGGATTGACAAATAGGTTGATGTTACTTTCAAATTCCGGGTTGGAAATGGTGGAGAGACAtgaagttgaggaagagaaacACACGAGGGTGGTGGAGCAACTGGTGGTTGACGGTGGTGGAAGTGGAGGAGACGGTAGAGGAAAAAAatgtggtggtggtggtggtgatggcGGTGGTGAATCTGATGGAGATAGTTCTGAGTTTAGTGTTGATTTGTATTACACAAAGATGATTCAAGCTAATCCTGGGAACTCACTACTTCTTGGAAATTATGCAAGATTCTTGAAAGAGGTACtaattataaactttaattTGCATTTTTTTGATGGAAAGTGGAGAGAATTAAGTGGTCATATCATGATTAGGAGGTGTTTATGTACGATAAAATGACACGTGTCGATTGGATGACACGTGTTATATCACATGACGTGCACTACATGATGGTCATGTGTTGCACGTGTGCGTAAATGAAATTTGCATGACCAACATCGACTTCAATGGGCCAAAGTCTGATACCATATTAAATGAATTTTGAGCGTAACTTACACTCCAAAAGCTAGCTCTTGAGAGGAGGATTGTCCAGATCCATTTAAGTTGAGAATTAATCAATTTTCCAACTAATGTAGGACTCTAAACCTACTCTAATGATTGTGGTTCGACCGTACCCACTAGCTTTCGTCCAGATTCatctatatttgtatttaaaaaaattattgaatacaTACAAATTAATAGATTTAGAACCTAATAACTTTAAAGAACTAAAATCCTGAACTCATAAATTCTAAATTTTGGTTTCGCCTCTATGACTACACCTCTCTTTACATTTAGGTCCAACTAAAGCATGGACTAAAAGCCACCCAAACAGATATGAACATTACTCTAATATCATATCAAATAAAGCTTTGGATGCCAAAAGCTATAtctaaaaagataaataaattatccAAGACCTTATAAGTAGTCAATCGAGTCTAACGGAGGATCATTCTCATCGACAATATATAGTAATGGTAATAtatagatttaaaataaaacattggAGTTGCACATGTTCACTCTATTcctaaaagttttttattttgtaaattgatGAATATCAAACAGGTGAGTGGAAACTTGGTGAAAGCAGAAGAATATTGTGAAAGAGCAATGTTAGCAAATCCAAGTGATGGAAATGTACTTTCATTCTATGCTGATTTAATTTGGAGAACACATAAAGATGTCCCTCGAGCTAACAACTACTTTGACAAAGCTGTTAAAGTTGCACCAAACGATTGGTAACAATTCATTACTCATATATTTCGAAATTATTATCTCTTATTCCAATTTCAACCAAACAACTGATCATTTCGTATATTCTAAAACTTACCTTATTTTtcaaaggcataatacatatatgtgtcttttaatttgacttcagttattttttttcaatgatGCAGCTATGTGTTGGCTTCCTATGCTCACTTTCTTTGGGATGTAGAGGatgtagaagaagaaaaagaacaagaacATAGACAATATCAAATGAATGATAATAATTTACCTATATAATgttgtatataaaatataaataattaaccatgctaacatttttttagttttttttgtatatCTTTTACCTTTTTAGGtaggttttcctttttaatttttattttttgccttGGCTACTTTGCATTTTGATGAGGTTAAGTTATTGCTCTTTCTTGGCTTGATTGTAATTgagaatgaaataaaaagtcGACTTCTAAGGATAtatttggtacgaaggaaaataaAATGAGGGAGGCGATGATGATGTAGAAGTGTCACATTGCATTTTCTAAGAGTGCCAAAGAAGTTTCACCAATGTCACCCAGTTTGGTTCCATTTCGAGATAGTTCACCTAACAAGTAGTGGCATTGTTGTAATTAGCTGAAGCTTTCGAAGGCTATATCTCCTTCCACGAATATGGGAATGGGATGAAACTTCATGCATGTGTGAAGAAAGTCAATACAAGTATAATTGAACAAAAGTCACCTTATTTAGAGTTTGTATTAGAAAGAAACGACCATCATGATTCTTAAGTTAAAACTTGTCATCAAGCCGAACCAAGTAAGGAGCCTTGAAGGGTACCCCACAAGCCTATCTAGGTATCTCTAAGGAGTGTCCAAAGGTGCTTATAAGAGTTAGGAAACTCTATGTGCACCGCTTAGTCTCAAGGATAACATTGAGCACTCAATGAGTCCAGAGGCTTGATGTATAGACTGATTAGGCCCTATGGGCTAGCTAACCCTAAGAATGATACATACATACGTGTTCATTGAACATTCTAGGCACCACTCTTAAGAGCCTCGTGTGTTGACTTGTGAACATGGCTTAGGTTCAGCCTTGCAAGCAAAGGTCTGTTAGCCTAGACGTGTAGTCATGGGAGATGTTACATTATGTGAGATGCAAGTATGTTGCCAAAGTAATGTTTGGCAGTGCCTTAAGACAACCATAGACATATTATGCAAGGCACACATGAAAAAGGCTAAGGATTTTAGTTTTACCATAAGCTTAAATCAATTTTAATCCAATACATTTATAACTCGGTCTATTTTAACATGTCTTAATCCAATCCAATTTACCTGATTGACACCCCTACCGGCTACCACGGCCTTTTAAGACCTTTAACTTGTCTCATGTGTAAGTAAAACTCAAGGAAAATATCTATGAGAGTAGTATATCCTGCTAGAGAGACTAAAGATATTCTGAAAAATAGTATTCTCAATATATTAATGATACAGTAAAAAGTACATATGTATAGCTATACAATTGTAGGGTTAAAGTTCTATTCTAGGAAGGAGTATATATGGTTATAAATGTATATTCTGTAAATTAGTCCTCttctaagaaaaaatatattttctgattACTACACAATTATAGCTTTTTCTAACATCCCCCTCAAATTGATACCGCTGATCACAGAGTAGCAATTTAGAGATAAGATATTGATGTCGTGCTCGTGTCATCGCCTTTGTAAACAAATCAGC
This region includes:
- the LOC125876543 gene encoding uncharacterized protein LOC125876543 isoform X1, encoding MMLLRSSLSPLLKQQYYSCLPQEPKKYLSTLSSLSQLECNSVQKKMSRVLYETDLNRASSSSSNSRNSCCMALHNLLLPTTFDEEDKEDEQIGLTNRLMLLSNSGLEMVERHEVEEEKHTRVVEQLVVDGGGSGGDGRGKKCGGGGGDGGGESDGDSSEFSVDLYYTKMIQANPGNSLLLGNYARFLKEVSGNLVKAEEYCERAMLANPSDGNVLSFYADLIWRTHKDVPRANNYFDKAVKVAPNDCYVLASYAHFLWDVEDVEEEKEQEHRQYQMNDNNLPI
- the LOC125876543 gene encoding uncharacterized protein LOC125876543 isoform X2 gives rise to the protein MMLLRSSLSPLLKQQYYSCLPQEPKKYLSTLSSLSQLECNSVQKKMSRVLYETDLNRASSSSSNSRNSCCMALHNLLLPTTFDEEDKEDEIGLTNRLMLLSNSGLEMVERHEVEEEKHTRVVEQLVVDGGGSGGDGRGKKCGGGGGDGGGESDGDSSEFSVDLYYTKMIQANPGNSLLLGNYARFLKEVSGNLVKAEEYCERAMLANPSDGNVLSFYADLIWRTHKDVPRANNYFDKAVKVAPNDCYVLASYAHFLWDVEDVEEEKEQEHRQYQMNDNNLPI